A genomic segment from Branchiostoma floridae strain S238N-H82 chromosome 7, Bfl_VNyyK, whole genome shotgun sequence encodes:
- the LOC118419125 gene encoding mucin-17-like — translation MQIGPGIIGALAAGNSSTPPEQNIPSKATVLKLLPAANPNAPKVYVPVSSTLERLEKGAEALPKFTPPKSAAQQGVPSVAATVQQSAPAHTSSHGNTPTATAISVASSTKPPQVSTKPGHPRKIPVVTVPQYPQSQLILIEQKTTNPSPGPGKQTQQIVHSPKLVEIISTCNWDSARNLILKMIAQQSQSLTLPRVFQVADFFVEVMGPSQERRIYNLPANLLQTLPPRIQSARVKIWKQAPLKAGKPIIIVPPPTPQAEVKATPNPDDAVQNQAVPMMGQASEADQQADAAQKEVPTAKNIQVKLTAEQAKQKLSKSTAVSKEAKLSTLQEDVPDVPSEGDVSAVGNVLDKSPTSNSNSQPPTPEKSEISTVESEIECSAPGRDDVDVSGAESSVDTPNTATGPTASSKTVPDKASASSEVQGALSDDMATPARSLGTPLIPEKSSGERGESETLTHDESEGAKEEVMATEGADKCERQEAAQSSGSYHSDDTPTSTKIVTTTAVANHDEGKSVSTKPVTPTRLSISSDSAFHVPSTKSEGKLASLLSDDVKEKQSLSKEAIAEDKELKQPMDENTTENNASLETTEEGNILSDIDATLQKQSQSQVEMKSLDPPENLASSPIGDADDVARETEAGEAKLDTQEREEDTEDSKSAVVQEKLPCIQQKDVTEGVSVDSGDKEQESASQTGHNKDADSIVDNDLDHNPSTTVTRQTDSSQENQSAKVLTSGTFIPENPLDSLITRVAASIASAEKAGNVDPAKRVTSTGTFVPENPLLEADESESSEESDDGTSSSDSSSRKGDLSSEEDSAEAVDESPETPVDSTSVEESKEVSEPKVDTADDKALGTADDKAIDQSDNRIMEMVPKESSKESEDSTGGSHAAEKPEKTESPKKIATSGIFVPTVATDEQNQWLENQATHTSTDQHHETIPKEQNKVKVKEGEEALSNDQGENGEDSQDEVLVASSEEDNVDVDGLQAPSSVQKRKADTDLVDIVDDDEEDDTPAAVKLRLSIAASGEVINPQCSVHSLKAKKKRKSVMEEFEPDDVEFIEKGREELMAEAAEAKKTLLDRRLGVSRLLHISNERRRRKEIKDLFGNLKALLGIPREDDRVANIHVLRKSKEVIDKLKRDENRLTDVKLHLLSQREKLIKRIASSPQSMHSEAELHNKFMLPSEEPGFFDDKSMSCDIGGTKTDSESKYDSRSERTERPPKITLPQFSQIASISKRTDRPPRVAEPQFSPIASSSKRKESPPKLSQNQSDSLHVIPDASQEESSVLQQEFLKQLDRLKKGEELPEPEVETEDKMMKTAVKDTAHPEMEIDTPRAKPVEKETQDTNKRKLNEEDGTKRTDAQGGRLRKKARKSTFRKTNVNKRTITPQQLSNLEQTHPSRNNDTPSPGKDIAKSQDLPDSHVKTASSKEDNSPAPDSSRPSKSSAEGTSSPGIQTFKIQGGLVKSLTTLAAAGAKKPNILRTTRPQTPTQSQETTDSTNMKGGSVTTSTSCVKMSASGIEIVPAGAPKAATITNVPILQLSSNAPRGQPIFLENCDFLPAGGVIAVPIQGASSSTTPAQGVAHPITTAGQVHLTSTKTISDLVPAMSTVGNAGFKQAIKVVSVASSPILSSSSVASQKEPATSNTAIKFIQVGSSKGIGQAMRFSVLDKKTSLATPVAMVSSVTSTTAVTSVSPSATKSIPAITMKPLSVKECQVMKSPPRVVTLPVGTVFSSKVQGQVHVPRTGPIKLAPGPAPAKLAPAPAKLAPAPAKLAPAPAKLAPAPAKIAPAPTKIAPAPTKIAPAKPAPAPKEDVTPVKEDLSRWTTLQMEQDDESGFLTAKMKLKGAGMPRTRNGPRASPTACLEGATSGVVSECKKPNAGTQHLYSGTLSPTAVLQKIDGRKNVDTTVESEDSSNSSASKATEADQLQTGEKGDSKSTGTHSAAKSDVTEQEEVSTA, via the exons ATGCAGATTGGGCCTGGCATTATTGGGGCCCTTGCAGCAGGTAATTCATCCACACCACCAGAACAAAATATTCCTTCAAAAGCCACTGTACTGAAGTTGTTGCCAGCTGCTAACCCAAATGCACCCAAAGTTTATGTCCCAGTTTCTTCTACGTTAGAAAGATTGGAAAAAGGGGCAGAAGCTCTGCCTAAGTTCACACCACCCAAGTCAGCAGCACAACAAGGTGTACCCTCAGTTGCTGCAACAGTTCAACAGTCAGCCCCAGCACATACATCATCACATGGCAATACCCCAACAGCAACCGCCATTAGTGTCGCATCAAGTACAAAGCCTCCACAGGTCAGCACAAAACCAGGGCATCCCAGAAAGATACCAGTGGTCACTGTTCCACAGTATCCACAAAGTCAGCTTATTCTTATTGAACAGAAAACAACCAACCCTTCCCCTGGTCCTGGAAAACAGACACAGCAGATCGTGCATTCTCCTAAACTTGTTGAAATAATCTCCACTTGCAACTGGGACAGTGCCAGAAACCTTATTCTTAAGATGATAGCTCAACAAAGTCAGAGTCTCACTCTGCCTCGTGTTTTCCAAGTtgctgacttctttgttgagGTTATGGGCCCAAGTCAGGAGAGAAGGATCTACAATCTTCCTGCGAATCTTCTTCAGACTTTGCCTCCAAGAATACAGAGTGCGAGAGTGAAGATTTGGAAGCAAGCCCCATTGAAGGCTGGTAAACCCATAATTATAGTCCCACCTCCAACACCCCAGGCTGAAGTAAAAGCGACACCCAATCCAGATGATGCTGTACAAAACCAAGCTGTTCCAATGATGGGACAGGCTTCAGAGGCAGACCAGCAGGCCGATGCTGCACAAAAGGAAGTGCCCACTGCTAAAAACATACAAGTGAAATTGACTGCAGAACAGGCAAAACAAAAACTCAGTAAGTCAACAGCTGTGAGTAAAGAGGCAAAGCTTAGCACCCTACAAGAAGATGTTCCTGATGTACCTTCAGAGGGGGATGTGTCAGCTGTTGGTAATGTTTTGGATAAGAGTCCGACATCAAACAGTAACAGTCAACCCCCAACCCCTGAAAAATCAGAAATCTCGACAGTTGAAAGTGAAATagaatgttcagcaccagggagaGATGACGTGgatgtctctggtgctgaaagTTCTGTTGATACACCCAATACAGCTACAGGTCCAACAGCATCTTCTAAAACTGTACCTGATAAGGCATCTGCATCTTCAGAAGTACAAGGAGCACTTTCAGATGACATGGCAACACCAGCCAGATCTTTAGGTACTCCTTTGATTCCAGAGAAATCATCAGGAGAAAGAGGGGAATCAGAAACATTAACACATGATGAAAGTGAAGGTGCAAAAGAGGAAGTCATGGCAACAGAAGGAGCAGACAAATGTGAAAGGCAAGAGGCAGCCCAGTCATCAGGTAGCTACCATTCAGATGACACTCCAACATCAACCAAAATTGTGACGACAACTGCAGTTGCAAACCATGATGAAGGAAAATCTGTGTCCACCAAACCAGTAACCCCAACCAGGCTGTCAATATCATCTGACTCTGCATTTCATGTTCCCAGCACAAAAAGTGAAGGAAAACTGGCCTCTTTATTGTCTGATGATGTAAAGGAAAAACAATCACTCTCAAAGGAAGCAATTGCAGAGGACAAAGAACTAAAGCAACCCATGGACGAGAACACCACTGAGAACAATGCCTCTTTGGAAACCACTGAGGAAGGAAATATCCTATCAGACATTGATGCAACTCTACAGAAGCAATCCCAAAGTCAAGTAGAAATGAAATCTTTGGACCCGCCAGAAAATCTTGCTTCTAGTCCCATTGGAGATGCTGATGATGTTGCAAGGGAGACTGAGGCAGGTGAAGCAAAACTTGACACACAAGAAAGGGAAGAGGATACTGAAGACAGTAAAAGTGCAGTAGTACAAGAGAAGTTACCTTGTATCCAGCAGAAAGATGTGACTGAAGGTGTGTCTGTAGATTCTGGAGACAAAGAACAGGAATCTGCCAGCCAGACAGGCCATAACAAAGATGCAGACAGCATAGTGGACAATGATTTGGACCATAACCCAAGTACAACAGTGACTAGACAAACGGACAGTTCTCAAGAGAACCAGTCAGCTAAGGTGTTGACATCAGGTACATTCATTCCTGAAAACCCTCTGGACAGTCTCATCACAAGGGTTGCTGCCTCAATAGCATCAGCAGAAAAGGCAGGTAATGTTGATCCTGCCAAAAGAGTAACCTCGACTGGTACATTTGTTCCTGAGAATCCACTTCTTGAAGCTGATGAGTCAGAGTCATCTGAAGAAAGTGACGATGGCACCTCATCCAGTGACAGTTCCTCCAGGAAAGGAGACTTGTCAAGTGAAGAAGATTCTGCTGAAGCTGTAGATGAGTCTCCTGAAACTCCTGTAGATTCAACATCAGTAGAGGAATCCAAGGAAGTTTCAGAGCCAAAGGTTGATACTGCTGATGACAAGGCACTGGGCACTGCTGATGACAAGGCAATAGATCAGTCAGATAATAGAATAATGGAAATGGTTCCAAAGGAAAGCAGTAAGGAGAGCGAAGACTCCACGGGTGGCAGTCATGCTGCTGAAAAGCCTGAGAAAACTGAATCCCCTAAGAAGATTGCCACATCAGGGATATTTGTGCCAACTGTTGCCACTGATGAGCAAAATCAATGGCTGGAAAACCAAGCTACACACACAAGTACAGACCAACATCATGAGACTATCCCTAAAGAGCaaaacaaagtcaaagtcaaagaaggtgAAGAAGCCTTGTCAAACGATCAAGGTGAAAATGGTGAAGATAGTCAGGATGAAGTTTTAGTTGCCAGCTCAGAAGAAGACAATGTAGATGTTGATGGGCTTCAAGCTCCTTCTTCAGTTCAAAAACGGAAAGCGGACACTGATCTTGTGGACATAGTCGATGACGATGAAGAAGACGACACTCCTGCAGCAGTGAAACTTCGCTTGAGCATTGCAGCAAGTGGTGAAGTGATAAATCCACAGTGTTCTGTGCACAGTCTGAAggcaaagaaaaagagaaagtcAGTTATGGAAGAATTTGAACCAGATGATGTTGAGTTCATTGAAAAGGGAAGAGAGGAACTGATGGCTGAAGCAGCAGAGGCAAAAAAAA CCCTACTGGACAGAAGGCTTGGGGTCAGCCGACTGCTACATATCTCCAATGAGAGGAGAAGGAGAAAAGAGATTAAGGATCTGTTCGGTAACTTAAAAGCCCTGCTGGGGATCCCGAGGGAAGATGACAGGGTTGCTAATATCCATGTTCTTAGAAAG AGCAAAGAAGTGATTGACAAGTTGAAAAGGGATGAAAATCGGCTGACGGATGTCAAACTACATCTACTTTCTCAGCGGGAGAAGCTCATCAAGAGAATAGCAAGCAGCCCACAATCAA TGCATAGTGAAGCAGAGCTGCATAACAAGTTCATGCTACCCTCAGAGGAACCTGGCTTCTTTGATGACAAATCAATGAGTTGTGATATAGGAGGCACAAAGACTGACTCAGAGAGCAAATATGACAGCAGGTCTGAAAGAACAGAACGACCTCCAAAAATCACCTTGCCTCAGTTTAGTCAGATTGCTTCCATCTCGAAAAGAACAGACAGACCCCCAAGAGTCGCTGAGCCTCAATTCAGTCCGATTGCCTCCAGctccaaaagaaaagaaagcccTCCAAAACTTAGCCAGAATCAGTCAGATTCGTTGCACGTGATTCCTGATGCCTCACAAGAAGAATCATCTGTACTGCAACAGGAGTTTCTCAAACAGTTGGATAGACTTAAAAAAGGGGAAGAGCTACCAGAGCCGGAAGTAGAGACAGAGGACAAAATGATGAAGACAGCTGTGAAAGATACAGCACACCCGGAGATGGAGATAGACACCCCCAGAGCAAAACCTGTGGAAAAGGAAACACAGGACACAAATAAGCGGAAACTTAATGAAGAAGATGGTACCAAACGAACAGATGCACAGGGCGGGAGACTAAGAAAGAAGGCCAGAAAGAGTACTTTTAGGAAGACCAATGTTAACAAGAGGACCATTACTCCACAGCAACTGAGTAACCTGGAACAGACTCACCCAAGCAG GAACAACGATACACCTAGCCCTGGTAAGGACATTGCAAAGTCACAGGATCTCCCTGATTCTCACGTTAAGACTGCTAGCAGTAAGGAAGACAATTCACCTGCCCCGGACTCAAGCAGGCCCAGCAAGAGTTCAGCTGAAGGAACCTCATCGCCAG GAATTCAGACCTTCAAAATCCAGGGTGGACTTGTGAAGAGCCTGACAACCCTTGCAGCAGCAGGGGCCAAGAAACCTAACATCCTCAGGACCACCCGACCACAGACTCCAACGCAGTCTCAAGAGACAACAGACTCTACTAATATGAAGG GTGGCAGTGTTACTACCAGTACCAGCTGTGTAAAGATGAGTGCCAGTGGGATAGAGATAGTCCCAGCAGGTGCTCCCAAGGCTGCCACCATCACAAACGTGCCCATCCTCCAGCTCTCCAGCAATGCTCCCCGGGGACAGCCCATCTTCCTGGAGAACTGTGACTTCCTCCCTGCTGGTGGCGTCATCGCGGTACCCATCCAGGGGGCCTCCAGCTCCACAACACCTGCCCAGGGTGTGGCACATCCCATCACAACAGCGGGGCAAGTTCACCTGACAAGCACTAAGACCATTTCAGATCTAGTGCCAGCAATGAGTACAGTCGGAAATGCTGGGTTTAAACAGGCAATAAAAGTGGTATCCGTTGCTTCATCCCCTATACTGAGTAGCAGTTCAGTGGCCTCTCAGAAGGAACCAGCAACTTCCAACACGGCCATTAAATTTATTCAAGTTGGTAGCAGCAAAGGTATAGGGCAAGCAATGAGGTTCAGTGTTCTTGACAAAAAAACTAGCCTGGCTACACCTGTGGCAATGGTATCTTCTGTGACATCTACCACCGCGGTTACTTCCGTCTCCCCATCTGCGACAAAGTCTATCCCAGCAATCACAATGAAACCACTTTCAGTAAAAGAATGCCAAGTGATGAAGAGCCCACCACGGGTAGTCACTTTGCCAGTGGGCACCGTGTTCAGTAGCAAAGTCCagggacaggtacatgtaccacgTACAGGGCCGATCAAACTGGCTCCTGGTCCAGCTCCAGCCAAACTGGCCCCAGCTCCAGCCAAACTGGCTCCCGCTCCAGCCAAACTGGCTCCCGCCCCAGCCAAACTTGCCCCCGCCCCAGCCAAAATTGCCCCCGCCCCAACCAAAATTGCCCCCGCCCCAACCAAAATTGCCCCAGCCAAACCAGCCCCAGCGCCTAAGGAGGACGTGACCCCAGTGAAAGAAGATCTTTCCCGATGGACGACGTTACAAATGGAACAAGATGATGAGTCAGGATTTCTGACAGCGAAAATGAAGCTGAAGGGGGCTGGGATGCCCAGGACAAGAAATGGGCCCAGAGCAAGTCCAACAGCATGTCTGGAGGGAGCAACAAGTGGAGTAGTGTCAGAATGCAAAAAGCCCAACGCTGGGACCCAGCACTTGTATAGTGGTACACTCTCCCCAACAGCAGTATTACAGAAAATAGATGGACGCAAAAATGTGGATACAACAGTAGAGTCTGAGGATTCATCCAACAGTAGTGCATCAAAAGCAACAGAAGCAGACCAGTTGCAAACTGGTGAAAAAGGAGATAGCAAGTCCAcgggtacccactcagctgcCAAAAGTGACGTAACAGAACAAGAGGAAGTCAGCACTGCATAA